Proteins from one Mesotoga infera genomic window:
- a CDS encoding prenyltransferase/squalene oxidase repeat-containing protein, producing the protein MLVLRKEDLWKIKYFMQDYGRDLERKLFSYLYEEDLCDKVIEELSRYQNEDGGFGNALEPDFRLPHSSPMATSVAFQIIVKLDCDSAPKREMISRAMAYLEKTFIPERMGWLSVPESVNDFPHAPWWHFDSERGMSPIDINWGNPTAEIIGYLHRYREYTSLDVDALIENAIEYLNGMKEFVSFHEIFCFERLHSQLDTERAERLENKIVQAVSNLTCCDEDEWKSEYTARPLDFATGPDRTFGIDGALIEKNLDFYVQALQSNGRIKPAWSKNIYNGDLAPAWDEWSAILTLRALETLRNFGRVVL; encoded by the coding sequence TTGCTTGTATTGAGAAAAGAAGATCTCTGGAAGATCAAGTATTTCATGCAGGATTATGGCAGAGATCTTGAAAGAAAGCTGTTCTCCTATCTATACGAAGAAGATCTGTGCGATAAGGTTATCGAGGAGCTATCCAGATACCAGAACGAAGACGGTGGCTTTGGAAACGCGCTAGAACCTGATTTTAGACTTCCGCACTCTTCACCGATGGCAACATCGGTGGCCTTTCAGATTATCGTGAAACTCGATTGCGACAGCGCCCCCAAGCGGGAGATGATTTCCAGGGCCATGGCATATCTGGAGAAGACCTTCATACCTGAAAGAATGGGCTGGTTATCGGTGCCGGAGAGTGTCAACGATTTTCCGCACGCGCCCTGGTGGCATTTCGACAGCGAGAGGGGCATGTCTCCGATAGACATAAACTGGGGCAACCCGACGGCCGAAATCATAGGTTACCTTCATCGTTACAGGGAGTACACTTCCCTGGATGTGGACGCGCTGATCGAGAACGCCATCGAGTACCTGAACGGAATGAAGGAATTCGTTTCCTTCCATGAAATCTTCTGTTTCGAGAGGCTTCACAGTCAGCTCGACACGGAGAGGGCCGAAAGACTCGAGAATAAAATCGTTCAGGCGGTGAGCAATCTCACCTGTTGTGACGAGGATGAGTGGAAAAGCGAGTACACCGCCCGACCGCTCGATTTCGCCACCGGTCCGGACAGAACTTTCGGCATCGACGGCGCGCTGATAGAGAAGAACCTCGACTTCTACGTACAGGCTCTTCAGAGCAACGGCAGAATCAAACCCGCATGGTCGAAGAACATTTACAACGGAGACCTCGCCCCGGCGTGGGATGAATGGTCAGCGATCCTCACTCTCAGGGCGCTCGAGACTTTGAGGAACTTTGGAAGAGTTGTTCTATAA
- a CDS encoding uroporphyrinogen decarboxylase family protein, translated as MHQRPDFSTMLDALGRAKEPRRVPFFELFADGEIIEEVMGFKLADPAGESGKYFDQLVSFYYELGYDYVPFYLTPRFPLAYQIESEDTALYRRSRRKWVNEKDGPIRSLKDLKEAHWPEPEEALDFELFRELGEHLPSGMKIIGGAAGGPFEHASMLLGLERFSLAIYEEPELVDELVGRIGRVLVGAARIISSFDCVGAYCFGDDLGYKTATIFSPKHLRRLVFPWYSEIARIVHTAGKPFILHSCGNLTAVMDDIIATGIDAKHSFEDIITPVSLAKKLWGWRIAVLGGVDVDFLCKADPESVRKHTLKLLEECAPGGGYALGTGNTVANYIPVKNYLAMLAAGNEFNGR; from the coding sequence TTGCATCAACGACCGGATTTTTCGACCATGCTGGACGCGCTCGGGCGCGCGAAAGAGCCCAGGCGCGTGCCTTTTTTCGAGCTCTTCGCCGACGGAGAGATAATCGAAGAGGTGATGGGTTTCAAACTGGCCGATCCCGCCGGGGAAAGCGGGAAGTACTTCGATCAGCTGGTGAGTTTCTATTATGAGCTGGGGTACGATTATGTGCCTTTCTATCTCACGCCCCGCTTCCCGCTCGCCTACCAGATAGAGAGCGAGGACACAGCCCTTTACAGGCGTTCCAGAAGAAAATGGGTGAACGAAAAGGACGGTCCGATCCGGTCTCTCAAAGACCTGAAAGAGGCTCACTGGCCAGAGCCGGAAGAGGCCTTAGATTTCGAACTCTTCAGAGAACTCGGGGAACATCTCCCTTCGGGCATGAAAATCATAGGCGGGGCCGCGGGAGGACCCTTCGAGCATGCGAGCATGCTCCTCGGTCTGGAGAGGTTCTCGCTGGCGATTTACGAAGAACCGGAGCTGGTCGATGAGCTCGTCGGAAGAATCGGGAGGGTACTGGTGGGCGCGGCGAGAATCATCTCCTCTTTTGACTGCGTGGGGGCGTACTGCTTCGGCGACGATCTTGGCTACAAGACGGCCACGATCTTCTCGCCCAAGCATCTCAGAAGACTGGTCTTCCCATGGTACAGCGAAATCGCCCGGATCGTGCACACGGCGGGCAAGCCTTTCATACTTCACAGCTGCGGCAATCTGACCGCCGTGATGGACGACATAATTGCCACCGGAATAGATGCCAAGCATTCATTCGAGGATATCATCACACCGGTCTCTCTGGCAAAAAAGCTATGGGGCTGGCGGATCGCCGTTCTCGGGGGCGTCGATGTCGATTTTCTCTGTAAGGCCGACCCGGAAAGCGTAAGAAAACACACCCTGAAACTGCTGGAAGAGTGCGCGCCGGGTGGAGGCTACGCCCTGGGAACGGGTAACACGGTCGCCAATTACATACCTGTGAAAAACTATCTGGCCATGCTTGCGGCCGGTAACGAATTCAATGGCCGCTGA
- a CDS encoding ABC transporter substrate-binding protein, whose translation MHKISTVVLLALLAATLLSRDLTVRSNNSCFDLEEISGGSISLPIDTTGHFLPGLELVRGDLWVTAATQDPLFLKLSGDRIEPSLVEEWEWRDGNKELYIRLRDDIRWFDGTPITTSDLEYSLAIWKASEDSRLYKILNNPAYVKMKTLDSKSAVFYFNRPFPEFTGYLRTGLLARHIYEGKLGLKPGEVSASQYSGKPPLEATSGPFYLAEGSKKGNIILKRNPQWHGGKGSEHYPLYFTEWPEHALLDEIRLIEEADQEERIKMFLNGELSMLFNEENAATELINGAKNGNYRYEFTPDGSYYALILNHRNEFLSKSSVRKALRMALDVEKLSGTIGIGSTGALLPIDARTALLQELLTQIGEFPYDAGRAKELLAGAGYGKGYTLTIKVHQGVDKKFTDMLAKMWKEIGVDLKVERLDWGSLLGDVYSADYDLAFFRVEAFDYPEIAPWAVENADDLKTGWEVGYVNPQLFRIERKAITEGLWKNRIPYYLGAMKLWLEDMPIIVISYSQKVTFWRRELNGPVPGSGELFDNLAEWFVR comes from the coding sequence GTGCATAAAATTTCGACTGTTGTTTTACTCGCGCTGCTCGCCGCCACGTTACTATCGAGGGATTTGACGGTTCGATCTAACAACTCATGTTTCGACCTCGAAGAAATTTCCGGTGGATCCATCTCTCTCCCGATAGATACTACCGGCCACTTCCTACCGGGCCTTGAGCTGGTCCGGGGGGATCTCTGGGTAACGGCCGCCACTCAGGACCCGCTTTTTTTGAAGCTTAGCGGTGATAGAATCGAGCCTTCGCTCGTAGAAGAATGGGAGTGGAGGGACGGGAATAAAGAGCTGTATATAAGGCTTAGAGATGACATCCGCTGGTTCGACGGAACTCCGATTACTACGAGCGATCTGGAATATTCGTTGGCGATCTGGAAAGCTAGCGAAGACTCGCGACTCTACAAGATTCTGAACAATCCCGCTTACGTGAAGATGAAAACTTTGGATAGCAAGAGCGCCGTTTTCTATTTCAATCGGCCATTTCCCGAGTTCACCGGTTATCTAAGGACGGGATTGCTGGCCAGACACATCTACGAAGGGAAGCTTGGATTGAAACCTGGAGAGGTGTCTGCCAGCCAGTATTCGGGCAAACCTCCCCTGGAGGCCACCTCAGGACCTTTTTATCTGGCGGAGGGGAGCAAGAAGGGAAATATAATACTCAAGAGAAATCCCCAATGGCACGGTGGAAAAGGCTCGGAACACTACCCGCTATACTTCACCGAGTGGCCCGAACATGCCCTTCTTGACGAAATAAGACTGATAGAAGAGGCCGATCAGGAAGAGAGAATAAAGATGTTCCTGAACGGTGAGCTAAGCATGCTCTTCAACGAAGAAAACGCCGCGACGGAGCTCATAAACGGCGCAAAGAATGGAAATTACAGATACGAATTCACTCCCGACGGTTCTTATTACGCTTTGATTCTCAATCACAGGAACGAATTCCTCTCTAAGAGCTCTGTGAGAAAGGCCCTGAGAATGGCTCTGGACGTCGAGAAACTGTCGGGAACGATCGGGATCGGCTCTACCGGGGCCCTTCTGCCCATAGATGCCCGAACAGCTCTTCTTCAAGAGCTCTTGACGCAGATCGGAGAGTTTCCCTACGATGCGGGAAGAGCAAAAGAGCTCCTCGCGGGTGCCGGGTACGGGAAGGGATACACCCTTACGATCAAGGTTCACCAGGGAGTAGATAAGAAGTTCACGGACATGCTGGCGAAGATGTGGAAGGAGATCGGAGTGGATCTGAAGGTGGAGAGACTCGACTGGGGAAGTCTGCTAGGCGACGTGTATTCGGCCGACTACGATCTGGCCTTTTTCAGGGTTGAAGCATTCGATTATCCGGAGATCGCTCCCTGGGCGGTTGAGAACGCCGACGACTTAAAAACCGGCTGGGAAGTGGGATATGTGAATCCACAATTGTTCAGAATAGAGAGAAAAGCTATTACCGAGGGGCTATGGAAGAACAGGATCCCGTACTACCTGGGAGCCATGAAGTTATGGCTCGAAGATATGCCGATCATAGTGATATCCTATAGTCAGAAGGTCACGTTCTGGAGGCGAGAATTGAATGGACCGGTACCGGGGAGTGGAGAACTGTTCGACAACCTGGCCGAATGGTTCGTGCGCTGA
- a CDS encoding M15 family metallopeptidase: MKRLVLFFALLLTVSLFAVSAAVEDVASSLFGRYEGAETHFFFREIDSSLQLLVKSSDGELIFNGSRYLPVECAELCEDNYLCEPNPFKFTIITFGRDEADMGVSCVAGGEVFRRKFYGPEGGDVFKITPVESIDKLLPIALEATPPVEAGTFLPHDLVEVTLLDPSIKLDIRYARHDNFMGVPLYSQERAFLQRPAAQALVKASELLRSMGYGLVIHDAYRPWYVTKMFWDATPDDLKEFVADPQKGSRHNRGCAVDVSLYILSTGEFIDFGGGYDEFSERSYIDYPGGTGLQRWYRELLRETMVSVGFEPLQEEWWHFDYRDWKSYTIANLTFEELVSLQESSGF; encoded by the coding sequence ATGAAACGACTGGTTCTTTTCTTTGCGCTCTTGCTGACAGTTTCGCTGTTCGCCGTTTCCGCGGCGGTGGAGGACGTCGCCTCTTCGCTCTTTGGAAGGTACGAAGGGGCCGAGACGCACTTCTTTTTCAGAGAGATTGACTCCTCGCTCCAGTTGCTTGTGAAAAGCAGCGATGGAGAACTCATCTTCAACGGGTCGAGATATCTGCCGGTCGAATGCGCGGAGTTATGCGAGGACAATTATCTCTGCGAACCCAATCCGTTCAAATTCACGATCATAACCTTCGGCAGGGACGAAGCCGACATGGGAGTGAGCTGCGTCGCCGGAGGAGAGGTTTTCAGAAGAAAATTCTACGGACCGGAGGGAGGAGATGTCTTCAAGATAACACCCGTCGAATCAATAGATAAACTGCTTCCGATAGCTCTGGAAGCGACTCCGCCGGTCGAGGCCGGTACTTTTCTGCCGCACGACCTCGTGGAAGTGACCTTGCTCGATCCCTCGATAAAGCTGGATATACGATATGCCAGACACGACAACTTCATGGGAGTTCCCCTCTATTCACAAGAGAGAGCCTTTCTCCAGCGACCGGCCGCACAAGCCCTTGTGAAGGCGAGCGAGCTCTTGAGGTCGATGGGTTACGGACTGGTGATCCACGATGCTTACAGACCCTGGTATGTCACAAAGATGTTCTGGGACGCGACTCCTGACGACCTCAAAGAGTTCGTCGCCGACCCTCAGAAAGGTTCCCGACACAACAGGGGCTGCGCGGTCGATGTCTCTCTATACATACTGAGTACTGGAGAGTTTATCGATTTTGGCGGCGGTTACGACGAATTCTCTGAGAGGTCGTACATAGATTATCCCGGCGGCACGGGCCTGCAGAGATGGTACAGGGAGCTTCTCAGGGAGACCATGGTCTCCGTCGGCTTCGAACCTTTGCAGGAGGAGTGGTGGCACTTCGATTATCGCGACTGGAAGAGCTACACTATCGCAAACCTGACCTTTGAAGAGCTGGTCTCTCTCCAGGAGAGTTCGGGCTTTTAG
- a CDS encoding aspartate/glutamate racemase family protein, with product MKRIGLLGGMSWESSLEYYRLLNEAVKERLGGLHSADCVMVSINFQPVADMMKLNDWKGISRVLEGVSRDLKRAGADFLVICTNTMHLLVREIEEASGLKVLQIGEAVAERINAAGLKTVGLLGTRFTMERGYYRDAFGRRGIEVIVPQERDRESVDGIIFQELCRGVFTKESREIYKSIISKLQSEGAEGVVLGCTEIPLLIKQSDVEIPVFDTTAIHAAAAAQFALADG from the coding sequence GTGAAGAGGATCGGATTGCTGGGAGGCATGAGCTGGGAATCTTCGCTGGAGTACTACCGGTTGCTCAATGAAGCCGTCAAAGAGAGACTCGGCGGTCTCCACTCGGCCGATTGCGTGATGGTTTCTATAAACTTCCAGCCGGTGGCCGACATGATGAAGCTCAACGACTGGAAAGGGATCTCCCGCGTTCTTGAAGGTGTATCGAGAGATTTGAAGAGGGCGGGGGCCGACTTCCTGGTGATATGTACAAATACTATGCACCTGCTGGTCAGGGAGATCGAAGAAGCGTCGGGATTGAAAGTCCTTCAAATCGGGGAAGCCGTCGCGGAGAGAATAAACGCGGCCGGCCTCAAGACCGTCGGGCTTCTCGGGACACGCTTCACGATGGAGAGGGGTTATTATCGCGACGCTTTCGGCAGACGCGGGATAGAAGTGATCGTGCCCCAAGAGCGTGACAGGGAGAGCGTGGACGGGATAATCTTTCAGGAGCTTTGCAGGGGAGTCTTCACGAAAGAATCAAGAGAGATATATAAATCGATAATCTCGAAACTCCAGAGTGAAGGAGCCGAAGGAGTGGTGCTCGGTTGTACCGAGATCCCCCTTCTTATAAAGCAGTCAGACGTTGAGATTCCCGTTTTCGACACCACGGCGATTCACGCGGCCGCGGCCGCGCAGTTCGCGCTCGCGGACGGTTGA
- a CDS encoding ABC transporter ATP-binding protein, which produces MADALFANNVVKLFKKNKKEIKALKGVSLRIKEGEIYGLLGPNGSGKSTFIRIASTLLIPDRGSVSVFGHDVEKEAGVVQKLINRVSVEASFFRKLSAIENLAFSAGLYGISKREAIKKIYYLSERFGLDEKRLKDPLEDFSRGMQQKVAIVRAFMTEPRMLLLDEPTTGLDPRAKRDVQSLIRDVKLNMNTTMLLTTHDMEEAEKLCDYVGIIHLGKIVAEGRPQELKNQLRGKVDNPTFEDVFMEHTGMSLEDAQYQEVETA; this is translated from the coding sequence ATGGCCGACGCGCTTTTCGCGAATAACGTGGTTAAACTTTTCAAGAAAAACAAGAAAGAGATCAAGGCGCTCAAGGGAGTAAGCTTGAGGATAAAAGAGGGAGAGATCTACGGACTATTGGGGCCGAACGGCTCGGGCAAATCGACGTTCATCAGGATCGCTTCGACTCTTTTGATACCCGACAGGGGCAGCGTGTCCGTCTTCGGGCACGATGTGGAAAAAGAGGCGGGAGTCGTTCAGAAGCTCATCAACAGGGTCTCCGTCGAGGCGAGTTTTTTCAGGAAACTGTCCGCCATAGAGAATCTGGCCTTCTCGGCCGGTCTCTATGGCATTTCCAAGAGAGAAGCCATAAAGAAGATCTACTATCTTTCCGAACGTTTCGGTCTGGACGAAAAGAGATTGAAAGATCCGCTGGAAGACTTTTCGAGAGGTATGCAACAGAAAGTCGCCATCGTCAGGGCTTTCATGACCGAACCGAGGATGCTTCTTCTGGACGAACCGACCACGGGGCTCGATCCGAGAGCCAAGAGAGATGTTCAGTCACTCATAAGAGACGTGAAATTAAATATGAACACGACCATGCTCCTGACCACCCACGACATGGAAGAAGCCGAAAAGCTCTGTGATTATGTGGGAATAATTCACCTGGGTAAGATCGTCGCAGAAGGGAGGCCGCAGGAGCTGAAGAACCAGCTCAGAGGAAAGGTGGACAACCCGACCTTCGAGGATGTCTTCATGGAGCACACGGGAATGTCCCTTGAGGATGCGCAGTACCAGGAGGTAGAAACGGCATGA
- a CDS encoding alpha/beta hydrolase family protein, which produces MSSNEGKGEIARVFRGSFDIRGFEDIEFNFQLLRSLGVVSYGGGTVGEILSIVPAIRPEEPETWVAQFKELAIRSKKLGLDLMQKGRMKSAHEAFLRASSYFRAAEYYGDPRDSKTRYIGMESRDCFIYAFRTANLEFEAVRIPYGDDFIPAYWISPLPQNSQTKKRVIIMMSGFDGTSEEMYFQSGAAALNRGYAVLLFDGPGQVGMRRFSTETPFRPDFEVAVAKVVDYLLSRGDVDPSKIALYGISLGGYFSLRAAAHEPRIRALISNSPITDIYKYMIGVAGEEAINSPQDIGLDYIDEIPEEYLGKGKKLQILNIILRYGERSMFAAFERMKEFTVGEAIKNIRSPFLGMVSQGEGPGAMEQAEEAVKGVSGPSSLRVFTQAEGADSHCQLSNLPLSNAVLLDWLDEVFGVRS; this is translated from the coding sequence ATGTCTTCGAATGAAGGGAAAGGAGAAATAGCGAGGGTTTTTCGGGGTTCATTTGATATCCGGGGATTCGAAGATATTGAGTTCAACTTTCAACTCTTGAGGTCGCTTGGAGTGGTTTCTTATGGCGGAGGAACGGTCGGCGAGATATTATCGATCGTGCCGGCTATAAGGCCCGAAGAGCCCGAAACCTGGGTGGCGCAGTTCAAAGAGCTGGCCATCAGGTCAAAAAAGCTGGGTCTGGATCTGATGCAGAAGGGTAGAATGAAGAGCGCACATGAAGCTTTCTTGAGGGCTTCGAGCTATTTCAGGGCCGCCGAATATTACGGAGACCCGAGGGACTCAAAAACAAGGTACATAGGCATGGAGAGCAGAGATTGCTTCATATACGCCTTCAGAACGGCAAATCTCGAGTTCGAAGCCGTTAGAATACCTTACGGAGACGATTTCATTCCCGCGTACTGGATCTCGCCGCTTCCACAAAACTCCCAGACAAAAAAGAGAGTTATCATTATGATGAGCGGCTTCGACGGAACCTCAGAAGAGATGTATTTCCAGAGCGGGGCGGCGGCGCTGAACAGGGGCTACGCTGTTTTGCTCTTCGACGGGCCGGGTCAGGTGGGCATGAGGAGATTCTCTACCGAAACGCCCTTCAGGCCGGATTTCGAAGTGGCCGTGGCAAAAGTGGTAGATTATCTGCTCTCGCGTGGCGACGTTGATCCCTCGAAGATAGCCCTTTATGGTATAAGCCTCGGCGGATATTTTTCGTTGCGGGCGGCCGCTCACGAGCCCCGAATCAGGGCTTTGATCTCAAATTCGCCCATAACGGACATCTACAAATACATGATCGGCGTGGCCGGTGAAGAAGCCATCAACTCGCCGCAGGACATAGGGCTCGACTACATCGATGAAATCCCGGAGGAGTATCTGGGCAAGGGTAAGAAACTCCAGATTCTCAACATCATCCTGCGTTACGGAGAGAGGTCAATGTTCGCGGCCTTCGAGAGGATGAAGGAATTCACCGTTGGCGAGGCGATAAAGAACATCCGCTCGCCCTTCCTGGGAATGGTGAGCCAGGGCGAGGGACCCGGTGCGATGGAACAGGCAGAAGAAGCCGTCAAAGGCGTTTCTGGGCCTTCGAGCCTGAGAGTCTTCACGCAGGCCGAAGGGGCCGACTCACACTGCCAGCTCAGCAATCTCCCCCTCTCAAACGCCGTCCTTCTCGACTGGCTGGATGAAGTCTTCGGTGTCAGATCGTGA
- a CDS encoding phospholipase C/P1 nuclease family protein, which yields MKKTVLFLFIMLAVLGFAWSGHDALTYMIVSKLSLPLEEYVQITPYTYADVEDTHPYNPAITGFYDYLGKNYLPEEDNDLFTPVFSNPEPVNGAAPLWQILSVYAYEPDLGMDKELPMEGVEKLLGDSQGIRHMEYRLLCFIRVGEVTDMVQYFSDLSELAYGRGDHYWAYRFMARAIHYLEDVGQPFHTFPAPFFELLRLPFNMDKWLTVFAKYHFAYDFYGGYLLWEQYGPLVKAIDEVPAKTIKSPRQAASDLRGFSRGKLNPVYYELKHLMKDELETEEVVWLGKSYFDELARAGKTEKLDKMTVEILRETASYVKGYVNYMFDRFEAIDSNM from the coding sequence ATGAAAAAGACGGTTCTATTTTTGTTTATCATGTTAGCCGTTCTGGGATTTGCCTGGTCCGGGCACGACGCACTGACCTATATGATTGTCTCGAAACTCTCCTTGCCTTTGGAGGAATATGTGCAAATAACCCCATATACATACGCTGATGTGGAGGATACCCATCCCTACAATCCCGCGATAACCGGGTTCTACGATTATCTCGGCAAGAACTATCTGCCAGAGGAAGACAACGATCTCTTCACACCGGTCTTTTCCAATCCCGAACCGGTGAACGGTGCGGCCCCCCTGTGGCAGATACTTTCCGTTTATGCTTATGAACCGGACTTGGGTATGGACAAAGAATTGCCGATGGAGGGGGTCGAGAAACTCCTGGGAGACAGCCAGGGCATCCGCCATATGGAATACAGGCTTCTGTGTTTCATCAGGGTGGGGGAGGTCACCGACATGGTGCAGTACTTCAGCGACCTTTCCGAGCTGGCCTACGGCAGGGGAGATCACTACTGGGCTTACAGGTTCATGGCCAGGGCGATTCATTACCTTGAAGATGTGGGGCAGCCCTTTCATACCTTTCCCGCTCCCTTCTTCGAACTGCTGAGGCTGCCGTTCAACATGGACAAGTGGCTGACCGTCTTTGCCAAATATCACTTCGCTTACGATTTCTACGGCGGCTACCTGCTCTGGGAACAGTACGGACCGCTGGTGAAGGCCATTGACGAAGTGCCGGCCAAGACCATAAAGAGCCCGAGACAGGCGGCCAGCGATCTCAGAGGCTTCTCGAGGGGAAAGTTGAATCCCGTCTATTATGAACTGAAGCATCTCATGAAGGACGAACTCGAGACTGAAGAAGTGGTCTGGCTGGGAAAGAGTTATTTTGACGAACTCGCTCGGGCAGGCAAGACGGAAAAACTGGATAAAATGACCGTGGAGATTCTCAGAGAGACGGCCTCTTATGTGAAGGGCTACGTTAATTATATGTTCGACAGGTTCGAAGCGATAGATTCGAATATGTGA
- a CDS encoding bifunctional 4-hydroxy-2-oxoglutarate aldolase/2-dehydro-3-deoxy-phosphogluconate aldolase has protein sequence MKEIIQSEKIMAVIRSDSVDRCLEIARSCYRGGIKILEITFTVPDAAKAISIISRELPEAYVGAGTVLTDEQFDLAVRSGARYVVSPHLSEELAIHSRTTEALYLPGIMTPTEYVKATGLGLSMVKVFPGDVLTPAFVKSLRGPFPEARCVVSGGVSLENINLWFKAGAAAVGIGSDLTKGTPAQIEERARQYSQKIKDLRS, from the coding sequence ATGAAAGAGATAATCCAATCGGAAAAGATAATGGCCGTGATCAGAAGCGATTCGGTGGACCGCTGCTTAGAGATAGCCAGGAGTTGCTACCGCGGAGGGATAAAAATACTCGAAATAACCTTCACTGTGCCCGACGCGGCAAAAGCTATTTCGATAATCTCCCGGGAGCTTCCGGAGGCTTACGTCGGCGCAGGGACGGTTCTGACTGATGAACAATTCGATCTTGCCGTCCGCAGCGGAGCGAGATACGTTGTCAGCCCCCATCTCTCCGAAGAGCTCGCGATACACTCCAGAACGACCGAGGCTCTTTATCTTCCTGGAATAATGACTCCCACGGAGTATGTGAAGGCAACCGGCCTCGGGCTCTCGATGGTGAAGGTCTTCCCGGGAGATGTTCTCACGCCGGCGTTCGTGAAGTCTCTCAGAGGTCCCTTCCCGGAAGCCAGATGTGTGGTCTCCGGTGGCGTCAGTCTGGAAAATATAAATCTATGGTTCAAAGCCGGCGCTGCAGCCGTCGGAATCGGCTCCGATCTCACGAAGGGAACGCCCGCGCAGATAGAGGAAAGGGCAAGACAGTATTCTCAAAAAATCAAGGATCTCCGGTCATGA
- a CDS encoding MFS transporter — protein sequence MKDLGRNFWLYAIGRLVSLIGSGVQSLAIPLYILDLTGSGTIMGTFMVITMLPRILFGPIAGVLGDRFNRKMIMIYMDFARGAAILAMAALAGANSLTITVLFIFQLLISTFDISFDPATAAMLPDIIDSDKLLRGNSILGAINSLSYIIGPVLGGILYGMFGIEAVLILNGASYIASAISEIFIRYQQTTEKGKISLKSVFKDIVEGVGYMRKINGLILVMVFAMLSNFLLSPFFSVVFPFFARTIVGFTSEQYGFLQSGWVVGVLIGNVILGTLLSKKRQGNLFAMGLTAETLILFLLTVFFFPYFIDLFGWASWRYFAALGLPILVTGIFNAFVNTPLNTLFQKIVPTNYRSRIFSVISILTQIATPLGAAIYGFAVDRVPVHYLILVSSICNALLTLVFLLKGMTKLFDGKTPDSERGLVEKSVEAVKEGASL from the coding sequence ATGAAAGATCTCGGGAGAAACTTCTGGCTTTACGCGATTGGTAGATTGGTGTCTTTGATAGGGAGTGGCGTTCAATCTCTGGCGATCCCGCTTTATATACTCGATCTTACCGGTTCGGGAACGATCATGGGGACTTTCATGGTGATAACCATGCTTCCAAGGATTCTCTTCGGCCCTATCGCGGGAGTTCTGGGAGACCGGTTCAATCGAAAAATGATAATGATATACATGGACTTCGCGCGCGGGGCGGCGATTCTTGCGATGGCCGCACTGGCGGGCGCTAATAGTTTGACCATAACGGTTCTTTTCATCTTCCAGCTTTTGATATCCACTTTCGATATCTCCTTCGACCCCGCCACCGCGGCGATGTTGCCCGACATCATAGATAGCGACAAACTGCTCAGGGGCAACTCGATACTTGGCGCGATAAACTCCCTATCATACATAATCGGCCCGGTGCTGGGCGGGATACTTTACGGAATGTTTGGAATAGAGGCGGTTCTCATCCTCAACGGCGCCTCGTACATCGCGTCGGCCATCAGCGAGATCTTCATAAGGTATCAACAAACCACAGAGAAGGGCAAAATATCCTTGAAGAGCGTATTCAAGGATATTGTAGAAGGTGTTGGCTACATGCGAAAGATCAACGGTCTCATCCTAGTTATGGTTTTCGCTATGCTTTCGAACTTCCTTCTATCCCCCTTCTTTTCGGTGGTCTTTCCGTTTTTCGCCAGAACGATCGTGGGGTTCACCAGTGAACAGTACGGTTTTCTTCAATCGGGCTGGGTAGTGGGAGTACTAATCGGAAACGTGATACTCGGAACGCTTCTGTCGAAGAAGAGACAGGGCAACCTCTTCGCGATGGGTCTTACGGCCGAAACCCTGATACTCTTTCTTCTGACCGTGTTCTTTTTCCCGTACTTCATCGACCTGTTCGGCTGGGCCAGCTGGCGGTACTTCGCCGCTCTTGGACTTCCCATACTCGTCACTGGCATTTTCAACGCTTTCGTCAACACGCCCTTGAACACGTTGTTCCAAAAAATCGTTCCCACCAATTACAGGTCGCGAATCTTTTCGGTAATATCCATCCTCACTCAGATAGCTACTCCTCTGGGTGCGGCGATCTACGGTTTTGCCGTTGACCGCGTGCCGGTACACTATTTGATACTTGTATCGTCCATATGCAACGCCTTGCTCACGCTGGTATTCCTCTTGAAGGGCATGACGAAGCTCTTCGATGGGAAGACCCCCGACAGCGAGAGGGGTCTTGTCGAGAAATCCGTAGAAGCGGTGAAAGAAGGGGCTAGCCTTTAG